A region of Coleofasciculaceae cyanobacterium DNA encodes the following proteins:
- a CDS encoding PAS domain-containing protein gives MTDQLPQKPLTPKIPANENERLAALHRYKILDTPAEASFDRITTLAARLFQVPTALISLVDESRAWFKSSIGFDAHEISRHATLCSLAVLMDEPLIIPDTRLDERFCSNPFVQSEPGMRFYASAPLITHDGFNLGTLCLLDTQPHDPLTAEQQATLIDLAAMVVDELELKLAAHQIAQLDAALQEITQGVATVTGEAFFDALVQHFAQVLDTDYVYIGLVEGDDPKMMRTIATCAHGQIVDNLEYALQETPCWSAIEQRKICCYPRNVQAQFPNAPLLKPLSVESYVAAPLLDSNGTVLGLLGVMDGEPLENVNLAESLLTIFASRIATELERQQAEAALRLNEAQLQTLLDAAPFGIYLIDQDFRIRQVNPIALPFFEKIVDLIGQDFDEVIHRMWPPEDADEVVQWFRHTLETGEAYFVPELIEERRDRRITEYYQWQINRVPLAEGRYGVVCYFRNISAQVQARQANAASEARLRSFVEANVVGIMFGDIYGAIYEANDELLRIVGYTREDLEAERLSWVDITPPEWLPLDEQAIAEARDRGACTPYEKEYIRQDGSRVSVLIGYSLIGEAREESVVFIVDLSNRKQAEAAVRESTARLKFLLEAAQFGDWDLNLSDRTASRSLRHDKIFGYESLLPEWTYEMFLDHVLPEAREEINRQYQSAINSNEPWDFECRIRRADDQVRWIWVSGYIYQNQGEATWMLGLVADITDRKQAEEALRESESRFQLATRAITGLIYDWNVQTGHIYRSEGLLRLVGVHPEAALPTADWWTERINPEDQARSHFDWKAAFAANGTLQDSYSVEYRVRHADGHWVYVWDRGCLLRDASGQVIRVVGSTADISERVQIERDRERILQQEQAARKEAEKANRIKDEFLAVLSHELRSPLNPILGWSQLLLTGRLNATQTAEALQTIRRNATLQSQLIEDLLDVSRILRGKLALNVVPVPLARMITAALETVRLAAQAKNIQIQTVFSSDVIEVSGDAGRLQQIVWNLLSNAVKFTPNGGRVEVRLTQIDCQAQIQVSDTGKGIAPDFLPYVFERFRQEDGATTRQFGGLGLGLAIAHQLVELHGGSVFVDSAGEDQGATFTIRLPLFESQGQEKELNLDSSSILRPLSLPLAGMRILVVDDEPDSRDFVVFVLEQAGADTLAMSSASEALQSIQHNKPDLLVSDIGMPEMDGYMLIDYIRNQLPPQYRDLLAIALTAYAGEANERQVLQAGFHQHLAKPIDPSVLVAVVTRLVAPSLPTGI, from the coding sequence ATGACTGACCAACTGCCTCAAAAGCCTTTGACTCCAAAAATTCCTGCAAACGAGAATGAGCGGCTAGCAGCGCTGCATCGCTATAAAATTCTTGATACGCCAGCCGAAGCATCCTTCGATCGCATCACCACTCTAGCAGCGCGACTGTTTCAAGTTCCCACTGCGCTCATTTCGCTAGTAGATGAGTCAAGAGCCTGGTTTAAGTCCAGCATTGGCTTTGATGCCCACGAAATCTCTCGCCATGCCACACTTTGTAGCTTGGCGGTGTTGATGGATGAGCCGCTGATTATTCCCGATACCCGACTCGACGAGCGCTTTTGTAGCAATCCCTTTGTGCAAAGCGAACCAGGTATGCGGTTCTATGCAAGTGCGCCCCTGATCACTCATGACGGCTTTAATCTAGGAACGCTCTGTCTGCTCGACACTCAGCCTCACGACCCGTTAACCGCAGAGCAACAAGCAACCCTGATCGATCTAGCAGCAATGGTGGTCGATGAACTGGAACTAAAATTGGCGGCTCATCAGATTGCCCAATTGGATGCGGCCCTGCAAGAAATTACGCAAGGGGTGGCGACGGTCACAGGTGAAGCTTTTTTCGATGCGCTGGTACAGCACTTTGCCCAAGTTTTAGATACCGATTATGTTTATATTGGTTTGGTCGAAGGCGATGACCCGAAAATGATGAGAACGATCGCCACCTGCGCCCACGGTCAGATCGTCGATAACCTAGAATATGCGCTGCAAGAGACACCGTGCTGGTCAGCGATCGAGCAGCGAAAGATTTGTTGCTACCCGCGTAATGTGCAGGCTCAATTTCCCAATGCGCCCCTGCTTAAACCACTCTCCGTCGAGAGCTATGTAGCAGCTCCTTTGTTGGACTCTAACGGCACTGTCCTGGGTTTGCTAGGGGTGATGGATGGTGAACCCCTAGAGAATGTAAATCTAGCAGAATCGTTGCTGACAATTTTTGCCAGTCGAATTGCGACCGAGCTAGAGCGTCAGCAGGCAGAAGCAGCGTTGCGCTTGAACGAGGCACAGTTACAGACACTCTTGGACGCAGCACCATTCGGTATTTACTTAATTGACCAGGACTTTCGGATTCGGCAGGTAAACCCGATTGCTCTGCCCTTTTTTGAGAAGATCGTCGATTTAATTGGGCAAGACTTTGACGAGGTAATCCACAGAATGTGGCCGCCAGAAGATGCAGATGAAGTGGTTCAATGGTTTCGTCACACGCTGGAAACGGGAGAGGCATACTTTGTCCCCGAACTGATTGAAGAGCGTCGCGATCGCCGAATAACTGAATATTACCAGTGGCAAATCAATCGCGTCCCACTTGCTGAAGGGCGCTACGGCGTGGTCTGCTATTTTCGCAACATCTCGGCTCAGGTGCAGGCTCGTCAGGCGAACGCTGCATCTGAGGCACGACTCAGAAGTTTTGTGGAAGCCAATGTTGTAGGAATTATGTTTGGCGATATCTATGGCGCGATTTATGAAGCCAATGACGAGCTACTGAGGATTGTCGGTTATACTCGCGAAGACTTGGAAGCAGAGCGGCTGAGCTGGGTTGACATCACCCCACCAGAATGGCTGCCGCTGGACGAGCAGGCAATTGCAGAGGCAAGGGACAGAGGAGCCTGTACACCTTATGAAAAAGAATATATTCGCCAGGATGGTAGCCGAGTTTCAGTCCTCATCGGCTATAGCTTGATTGGAGAAGCTAGAGAGGAATCGGTAGTATTTATTGTCGACTTAAGCAATCGTAAACAAGCCGAAGCTGCCGTTCGAGAAAGCACAGCGCGGCTCAAGTTTTTGCTGGAAGCAGCTCAGTTTGGCGATTGGGATTTGAATTTAAGCGATCGTACGGCTTCCCGTTCTCTCAGACACGATAAAATTTTCGGCTACGAGTCCCTTCTACCAGAGTGGACTTACGAAATGTTTCTCGACCATGTTCTGCCCGAAGCGCGAGAAGAAATCAATCGCCAGTATCAAAGCGCTATCAACAGTAACGAACCCTGGGATTTTGAGTGCCGTATTCGCCGTGCTGACGACCAGGTGAGATGGATTTGGGTAAGTGGGTACATCTACCAGAATCAAGGAGAAGCAACTTGGATGCTGGGACTGGTCGCTGATATTACCGATCGCAAACAAGCCGAAGAAGCGCTACGCGAGAGCGAGTCAAGATTCCAATTAGCGACTCGTGCTATTACCGGACTTATTTATGACTGGAATGTGCAAACGGGCCATATATACCGCTCTGAAGGTCTGTTGCGACTGGTTGGGGTTCATCCTGAAGCAGCACTTCCTACAGCAGATTGGTGGACAGAGCGCATCAACCCTGAAGACCAAGCTAGGAGCCATTTCGATTGGAAAGCGGCGTTTGCTGCCAATGGCACGCTGCAAGATAGCTACAGCGTTGAATATCGGGTTCGCCATGCTGATGGACACTGGGTATATGTTTGGGATCGGGGTTGTTTGCTCCGCGATGCCAGTGGGCAGGTGATTCGCGTGGTTGGTTCTACGGCAGACATTAGCGAGCGCGTTCAAATTGAACGAGATCGCGAGCGCATTTTACAACAAGAACAAGCCGCAAGAAAAGAAGCGGAGAAAGCTAATCGCATTAAAGATGAATTTCTGGCAGTACTATCTCACGAACTGCGATCGCCTCTCAATCCGATTTTAGGCTGGTCGCAACTGCTACTAACAGGCAGACTGAATGCCACCCAAACCGCCGAGGCTTTACAAACGATCAGGCGCAATGCCACACTACAGTCGCAATTAATCGAAGACTTACTCGATGTGTCGCGCATTCTGCGGGGCAAACTGGCTTTAAATGTAGTTCCCGTGCCTCTGGCAAGAATGATTACGGCTGCCCTAGAAACAGTTAGATTAGCTGCACAAGCCAAAAATATTCAAATTCAGACAGTATTCAGTTCCGATGTTATCGAAGTTTCAGGGGATGCAGGTCGCTTACAGCAAATCGTCTGGAATCTTTTATCAAATGCCGTAAAATTCACGCCTAATGGCGGCCGAGTCGAGGTTCGATTAACACAAATCGATTGCCAGGCTCAAATTCAAGTCTCCGATACTGGCAAAGGCATTGCTCCTGATTTCCTGCCCTATGTATTCGAGCGTTTCCGCCAAGAAGATGGCGCCACAACTCGCCAATTTGGTGGATTAGGACTGGGACTGGCGATCGCACATCAATTAGTCGAACTCCATGGCGGTAGCGTTTTTGTCGACAGCGCTGGCGAAGACCAAGGAGCCACCTTTACGATCAGATTACCACTCTTCGAGTCACAAGGGCAGGAGAAGGAATTAAATTTAGATTCATCCTCTATCCTTCGCCCCTTATCTCTTCCATTAGCTGGGATGAGAATTCTCGTTGTCGATGATGAGCCTGACTCACGAGATTTTGTCGTCTTTGTACTAGAGCAAGCAGGTGCAGACACCCTCGCCATGTCCTCGGCGAGCGAGGCGCTGCAATCGATACAACACAATAAACCTGATTTGCTCGTCAGCGATATCGGAATGCCAGAGATGGATGGTTATATGCTGATCGATTACATCCGTAACCAACTTCCACCTCAGTATCGCGATCTTCTGGCGATCGCCTTAACTGCTTATGCAGGAGAAGCCAACGAACGCCAAGTTTTGCAAGCAGGATTTCACCAACACCTTGCCAAGCCTATCGATCCAAGTGTGTTAGTTGCTGTAGTAACGCGCTTGGTTGCCCCTTCATTGCCAACAGGGATTTAA
- a CDS encoding ATP-binding protein, which translates to MTQHHQAAEQIFTGSSEMAELMRSHDWSKTPLGNVSSWTSSLKIAVSICLNSRFPMVIWWGKELVLLYNDAWRQILGVKHPKALGRPGQEIWTEIWDIIGVQLNGVLETAQATWSDDMLLLVDRYGYTEEAYFTYSYSPIFLQTGEVGGAFTAVTETTRRVIGERRLSTLRELASSAVEAKSVEETCRIASATLAKNPYDIPFALLYLVEQDGNQARLVGTVRVDAETSVSPERVDLTQEHDNYWKLAQVTRSGNIEIVDDLITQIGSLSGGVWDEASRKAIVIPIAQASQKQQVLATLILGISPQLAFDDEYRGFFDLVASNIKTAIANAQAYEEERQRAEALAELDRAKTVFFSNISHEFRTPLTLMLGPTEDALSDRAEPLPPAQQARIETVQRNGMRLLKLVNTLLDFSRIEAGRAQGTYEPTNLATYTAELASVFRSTIERANLRLVVDCPILSESVYVDREMWEKIVLNLLSNAFKFTLEGEISLQLRELENRVELKVQDTGIGIPATELPHLFKRFHRVKGAKGRSFEGSGIGLSLVQELVQLHHGTIEVTSVEGEGTCFTITIGKGNAHLSAEQLDTSKNLASTAKVTNFFVEEASRWLPEANTQFSNLSSELNSAAPLRTSSLKPESAQTARILLADDNADMRDYLKRLLSQRYEVEAVADGIAALNAIRRLSPDLVLSDVMMPGLDGFELLRSLRRDLKTQQIPIILLSARAGEEARLEGLEAGADDYLTKPFSARELLARVEATLKLAKLRQEAATREYALRAETEAVSVRLETVLAGINDQFIVFNRNWRITYLNDRAAVALGQPQEDLLNQNLWDLFPDLLGTEFHDRLHQAMYDRIATRFEYYYPTWDRWFENRLYPTPDGIVNLCSEITERKQLEAERSRLLAQEQTAREAAETANRIKDEFLAVLSHELRSPLNPILGWSKLLQNGNLDASKTKQGLETIERNARLQSELIEDLLDVSRILQGKLSLNVNRVNLAATIEAAIETVYLAAEAKSISVDVALDSRVGEVFGDATRLQQVVWNLLSNAVKFTAPGGHITVQLEQIGDQAQFRVSDNGKGIHPDFLPYVFDYFRQENSATTRKFGGLGLGLAIVRNLVELHGGTVWADSSGEELGSTFTVNLPLMPVQTSVTPDLQSSEPSLNLNGRQILVIDDETDSREFVAFVLELSGAKVTTATTAKEGLANLTQCQPDILLSDIGMPDMDGYMLMRQIRALPPQQGGNVLAIALTAYAGDFNQQQALQAGFQQHLSKPIEPDALVRAISTLLTLKKPLS; encoded by the coding sequence ATGACCCAGCATCATCAAGCAGCCGAGCAGATTTTTACAGGCAGTAGCGAGATGGCTGAATTAATGCGATCGCATGATTGGTCGAAAACTCCTCTCGGTAATGTTTCTAGCTGGACATCAAGTCTGAAAATAGCCGTGAGTATCTGCTTGAACTCCCGCTTCCCAATGGTAATTTGGTGGGGCAAGGAACTCGTGTTGCTCTACAACGATGCTTGGCGACAGATTTTGGGCGTTAAACATCCTAAGGCTCTAGGACGACCAGGACAAGAAATTTGGACAGAAATTTGGGATATTATTGGGGTGCAGCTCAATGGCGTACTGGAAACGGCGCAAGCAACTTGGTCTGACGATATGTTGCTGCTCGTCGATCGTTACGGATATACCGAAGAAGCTTATTTCACCTACTCCTACAGCCCCATTTTCCTCCAAACTGGAGAGGTCGGCGGGGCATTCACGGCCGTTACTGAAACGACTCGTCGTGTAATTGGCGAGCGGCGACTCAGTACACTACGTGAACTTGCGTCTAGTGCCGTGGAAGCTAAATCGGTTGAGGAGACCTGTCGGATTGCCAGTGCCACTCTGGCAAAGAATCCTTACGATATTCCCTTTGCGCTATTGTATTTGGTTGAACAGGATGGAAACCAAGCTCGCTTGGTGGGGACAGTCAGGGTAGACGCTGAGACATCTGTCAGTCCAGAGCGGGTCGATTTGACTCAAGAACATGATAACTACTGGAAGCTCGCCCAAGTCACAAGGAGCGGGAACATCGAAATTGTGGATGATTTAATCACCCAAATTGGATCGCTCTCTGGCGGAGTCTGGGATGAAGCTTCGCGAAAGGCGATCGTAATACCGATCGCTCAAGCTAGTCAAAAACAGCAAGTATTAGCAACTCTAATACTTGGAATTAGCCCTCAACTCGCGTTCGATGATGAGTACCGAGGCTTTTTTGACTTAGTTGCCAGCAATATTAAAACAGCGATCGCAAACGCCCAAGCCTATGAAGAAGAAAGACAAAGAGCCGAAGCGCTGGCTGAGCTCGATCGTGCCAAAACGGTGTTCTTTAGTAATATCAGCCATGAATTCCGCACCCCACTGACGCTGATGCTCGGTCCAACTGAAGATGCCTTAAGCGATCGAGCCGAACCTTTACCTCCTGCCCAGCAAGCCCGGATTGAAACCGTTCAGCGTAACGGAATGCGGTTGTTAAAGCTCGTGAATACGCTGTTGGACTTTTCCCGTATTGAAGCGGGACGGGCGCAGGGAACCTATGAACCCACCAATTTAGCGACCTACACCGCAGAACTGGCATCGGTATTTCGCTCGACGATCGAACGAGCAAACCTGCGTCTGGTAGTAGATTGCCCAATTCTGTCCGAATCAGTGTATGTTGACCGCGAAATGTGGGAAAAGATTGTCCTCAACCTTCTCTCGAACGCCTTTAAGTTCACCTTGGAGGGGGAAATATCACTTCAGTTACGGGAACTAGAGAATAGGGTTGAGCTAAAAGTGCAAGACACGGGAATTGGCATTCCAGCTACCGAGCTACCGCACCTATTCAAGCGATTCCATCGGGTAAAAGGAGCAAAGGGACGGAGTTTTGAAGGATCGGGAATTGGACTTTCGCTGGTTCAGGAATTGGTGCAGCTGCATCATGGCACGATTGAGGTTACCAGTGTCGAAGGAGAAGGCACTTGCTTTACGATTACTATTGGTAAGGGAAACGCGCATCTTTCCGCCGAGCAGCTCGACACGTCTAAAAACCTGGCGTCCACAGCAAAGGTCACTAACTTCTTTGTCGAAGAAGCCTCGCGCTGGCTACCAGAAGCGAATACTCAGTTTTCCAATCTCAGTTCTGAATTAAATTCAGCAGCACCCCTTCGGACTTCAAGCCTCAAGCCTGAATCTGCTCAAACTGCCCGAATTCTTTTGGCAGATGACAACGCCGATATGCGAGACTACCTGAAGCGGTTATTGAGCCAGCGATATGAAGTCGAAGCCGTTGCTGATGGTATCGCTGCCCTGAATGCAATTCGTCGCTTATCTCCAGACTTAGTGTTGAGCGATGTGATGATGCCAGGATTGGATGGGTTTGAGCTTCTGCGATCGCTGCGTAGGGATCTCAAGACGCAGCAGATTCCGATTATTTTGCTGTCTGCACGGGCAGGGGAAGAAGCTCGCCTTGAAGGGCTAGAAGCAGGAGCCGATGATTATTTAACCAAGCCGTTTTCAGCACGGGAACTGTTGGCACGGGTGGAAGCCACGCTGAAGCTCGCTAAACTGCGCCAAGAAGCCGCCACACGAGAATATGCGCTGCGCGCGGAGACAGAGGCGGTCAGCGTTCGTTTAGAAACGGTGTTGGCTGGCATTAACGATCAATTTATAGTATTCAATCGCAATTGGCGAATTACTTACCTCAACGATCGAGCTGCCGTAGCGCTGGGGCAGCCCCAAGAAGATCTCTTAAACCAGAATCTGTGGGATCTGTTTCCCGATCTGCTGGGGACTGAATTCCACGATCGCCTGCATCAAGCCATGTATGACCGAATCGCGACTCGGTTTGAGTATTATTATCCCACCTGGGATCGCTGGTTTGAGAATCGGCTATATCCAACCCCAGATGGCATTGTCAATCTTTGTAGCGAAATTACCGAGCGCAAACAGCTCGAAGCCGAACGCAGCCGATTGCTGGCTCAGGAGCAAACGGCACGGGAAGCCGCAGAAACAGCAAATCGCATTAAAGATGAGTTTTTAGCCGTGCTATCCCATGAGTTGCGATCGCCCCTCAATCCGATCCTCGGTTGGTCAAAGCTGCTGCAAAATGGCAACCTGGATGCGTCAAAAACCAAGCAGGGGCTAGAAACAATCGAACGGAACGCCAGGCTACAGTCGGAACTGATTGAAGATTTGCTGGATGTCTCCCGTATCCTCCAAGGAAAACTTAGCCTGAACGTGAATCGGGTCAATCTCGCAGCTACGATTGAAGCCGCAATCGAAACGGTGTATCTAGCGGCAGAAGCCAAGTCCATTTCGGTAGACGTAGCGCTCGATTCTAGAGTGGGAGAAGTTTTCGGGGATGCAACGCGCTTACAGCAGGTCGTTTGGAATCTGCTGTCTAATGCGGTCAAATTTACCGCCCCTGGTGGGCATATTACCGTGCAGCTAGAACAGATTGGCGATCAGGCTCAGTTCCGCGTTAGCGACAATGGTAAGGGCATTCATCCTGATTTTCTGCCCTATGTATTTGACTATTTTCGGCAGGAAAATAGCGCGACGACGCGCAAGTTTGGCGGATTAGGATTAGGGCTGGCGATCGTCCGTAACCTCGTGGAACTGCATGGAGGAACCGTTTGGGCGGACAGCTCTGGCGAAGAGTTAGGCTCTACTTTTACCGTAAACCTGCCGTTGATGCCCGTTCAAACTTCCGTCACTCCAGATCTCCAGTCTTCTGAGCCATCTCTTAATTTGAATGGCAGGCAAATTTTGGTCATTGATGACGAGACTGATTCACGAGAGTTTGTCGCATTTGTTCTGGAGCTATCAGGGGCAAAAGTGACAACTGCCACAACCGCAAAGGAAGGATTGGCAAACTTAACGCAATGTCAGCCAGATATCTTGCTCAGTGATATCGGTATGCCCGATATGGATGGCTATATGCTGATGCGGCAGATCCGAGCATTACCGCCCCAACAGGGCGGGAACGTTCTGGCGATCGCCCTGACGGCCTACGCTGGAGATTTTAACCAACAGCAGGCGTTACAGGCTGGATTTCAACAGCACCTCTCTAAACCGATTGAACCAGATGCGTTGGTGCGAGCGATTAGCACTTTACTAACTCTAAAGAAACCGCTGAGCTGA